A single Arachidicoccus sp. BS20 DNA region contains:
- a CDS encoding helix-turn-helix domain-containing protein, protein MSNESTIYRLVKPEESLSDYVYCFSALKRITSLDNGIIIPNGRVDLIFTITTDQQLRIGLLGLENQPKKVNINVSAFFAVNFNPLAVEYILKDSIANIRNSGKEMPHDFWDFTFEDLKDFDAFCEKATHKIQTLLPEKIDERKQKLFQLIFRSNGEILIKELAERVHWSERQINRYFNRQFGLSLKTYCSILRFQASLPSIKEGELYPQLNFTDQSHFIKEIKKYSGVSPKELYKNENDRFLQFLSYAKR, encoded by the coding sequence TTGTCAAATGAAAGCACGATATACCGTCTTGTAAAACCGGAAGAAAGTCTTTCGGATTATGTGTATTGTTTTTCTGCATTAAAAAGAATAACATCTCTTGACAACGGTATTATCATTCCGAATGGAAGAGTGGATTTGATATTTACGATAACAACAGACCAACAATTGCGCATCGGATTATTAGGATTGGAAAACCAACCTAAAAAGGTCAACATAAATGTATCTGCTTTTTTTGCCGTGAATTTCAATCCGCTTGCCGTAGAATATATCTTGAAAGATTCCATTGCCAACATCCGAAACAGCGGTAAAGAAATGCCACATGATTTTTGGGATTTCACGTTTGAAGATTTAAAAGATTTTGATGCCTTTTGTGAAAAAGCCACGCATAAAATCCAAACCCTTCTGCCGGAAAAAATTGACGAAAGAAAACAAAAACTTTTTCAATTAATCTTTCGCAGCAACGGAGAAATTCTCATAAAAGAACTTGCTGAAAGAGTGCATTGGAGTGAACGGCAAATCAACCGTTATTTCAACCGACAATTTGGTCTTTCTTTAAAAACCTATTGTAGTATTCTTCGTTTTCAAGCTTCACTTCCTTCCATTAAAGAAGGTGAACTCTATCCGCAGCTTAATTTTACCGACCAATCACATTTCATAAAAGAAATCAAAAAGTATTCAGGAGTATCACCCAAAGAACTCTACAAAAACGAAAACGACCGTTTTTTACAATTTTTGTCCTATGCCAAGCGATAA
- a CDS encoding winged helix-turn-helix transcriptional regulator, whose protein sequence is MISFGNPIEVHPRVEYRLTETDIKLSLILLKIRKWAEECLMSNHSNK, encoded by the coding sequence TTGATTTCATTCGGAAATCCTATTGAAGTTCACCCTCGTGTAGAATATCGCCTGACTGAAACCGACATCAAACTTTCCCTCATTCTTTTAAAAATCAGAAAATGGGCAGAGGAATGTTTGATGTCTAATCATTCAAACAAATAA
- a CDS encoding winged helix-turn-helix transcriptional regulator, giving the protein MATPRKEFSTNTENLQTLAEACDVNEVLAQISLRWKMQVLYCIAEGISQFSTLKKAFPTMSDQILSTRLKELKEEFLVIAEPVENTTPPQIRYIPTEKGTQLLKIILDLHHWGLNWKMVGNNYCTMNLPRLMEEDRKEK; this is encoded by the coding sequence ATGGCAACCCCCAGAAAAGAATTTTCCACCAATACCGAAAACCTTCAAACACTAGCCGAAGCTTGTGATGTTAATGAAGTTTTGGCTCAGATTTCCTTACGTTGGAAGATGCAAGTTTTGTATTGCATAGCTGAAGGTATTTCGCAGTTCAGTACCTTGAAAAAAGCTTTTCCTACGATGTCGGATCAAATATTGAGCACCCGGCTGAAAGAGTTAAAAGAAGAGTTTTTGGTTATAGCAGAACCCGTTGAAAACACCACACCACCGCAGATTAGGTATATCCCAACTGAGAAAGGCACACAATTGTTGAAAATTATTCTTGATCTCCACCATTGGGGACTCAATTGGAAAATGGTAGGCAATAATTATTGCACCATGAATTTGCCAAGACTGATGGAAGAAGACAGAAAAGAGAAGTGA
- a CDS encoding winged helix-turn-helix transcriptional regulator, whose translation MEKINDLNREKILAIKDAVELLSGKWKFCILHNLYQHQTLRFKDLQEKSIGITPKVLSKELQELEDNLLITRTVNNTKPVTVSYAVTKYAEEVKPVIEALLDFGLKHRKKIKEK comes from the coding sequence ATGGAAAAAATTAATGATTTGAACAGAGAAAAAATATTGGCTATCAAAGATGCCGTTGAACTCTTGAGTGGTAAATGGAAGTTTTGTATTTTGCATAATTTATATCAACATCAGACTTTGCGGTTTAAAGATCTGCAAGAAAAATCCATTGGCATTACGCCCAAAGTATTGTCAAAAGAATTACAAGAGTTGGAAGATAATTTATTAATTACCAGGACAGTTAATAATACAAAACCGGTTACTGTGTCTTACGCTGTAACAAAGTATGCAGAAGAAGTTAAGCCTGTAATTGAAGCACTGCTTGATTTTGGTTTGAAACATCGGAAAAAGATAAAAGAAAAATAA
- a CDS encoding MFS transporter, whose product MQVSDIFRSLRNRNFSLFFYGQFISRIGMWMQRTAVIWLVYSMTHSALMIGVTTFAEQFPSFLFSVRGGIIADKYNRYKVILLTQSLSALQAVLLTILSFSGNEQVYLILALSVFLGIVNAYDVPVRQSMINDIVTNKNDLPNAVALNSSLNTFARLIGPALSGLVLAKWGTDYCFLLNAVSFIGVIGAILAMHFPKHTFAVGHLVEKKGFKEALHYLRKHHAISQVLMLAALSNLMVLPFVTLLPVYAKEIFHGDAALYGWLNAMIGVGAIIGAIHLASFKNADHFQKLLQWNTLLLGLGLLLFAFVNNENLAFLLLIVLGYASISQSSICFTVIQMQTESTYRGRIISIMAMAVFGMLPLGSLLVGYISQSIGEAYTILSEAAAGLLIAIWFYVSAQKKHQA is encoded by the coding sequence ATGCAGGTATCGGACATTTTCAGGTCGCTCCGTAATCGGAATTTTTCTTTGTTCTTCTATGGTCAGTTTATTTCCCGCATCGGTATGTGGATGCAACGCACAGCCGTTATTTGGCTGGTGTACAGTATGACGCACAGCGCACTGATGATTGGTGTTACCACTTTTGCAGAACAGTTTCCTTCTTTTCTATTTTCGGTAAGAGGTGGCATTATTGCAGATAAGTACAATCGGTACAAAGTTATTTTGCTGACACAAAGCCTTTCTGCCTTGCAAGCGGTATTATTGACGATATTATCGTTTTCCGGAAATGAACAGGTTTACCTCATTCTTGCGTTAAGCGTTTTTTTAGGAATTGTAAACGCCTATGATGTACCGGTTCGGCAATCTATGATTAATGATATTGTGACCAATAAAAACGATTTGCCCAATGCTGTGGCTTTAAACTCTTCCCTGAATACCTTTGCGAGACTCATAGGACCTGCACTTTCTGGTCTCGTTTTGGCGAAATGGGGAACGGACTATTGTTTTCTTTTGAATGCGGTTAGTTTTATCGGGGTTATTGGTGCTATCCTGGCAATGCATTTTCCAAAACACACTTTTGCCGTTGGGCATTTGGTGGAGAAAAAAGGATTTAAAGAGGCACTACATTATCTAAGAAAACACCATGCCATCAGTCAGGTGCTTATGCTCGCTGCCTTATCTAATCTTATGGTATTACCGTTTGTGACTTTACTACCCGTTTATGCCAAAGAAATCTTTCACGGAGACGCTGCATTATATGGCTGGCTGAATGCCATGATTGGAGTGGGAGCCATCATCGGTGCCATTCATCTGGCAAGTTTTAAAAATGCTGATCACTTTCAAAAATTGTTGCAATGGAATACTTTACTATTGGGATTGGGACTTTTGTTATTTGCTTTTGTAAACAATGAAAACTTGGCTTTTTTGCTGCTTATTGTTTTAGGATATGCGTCCATAAGCCAATCATCGATTTGTTTTACCGTGATACAAATGCAGACAGAAAGTACTTACAGAGGCAGAATTATCAGCATCATGGCGATGGCTGTTTTCGGTATGTTGCCCTTGGGTAGTTTACTTGTCGGTTATATTTCTCAATCCATCGGCGAGGCTTATACTATTCTGAGTGAAGCCGCTGCCGGTTTGCTAATTGCCATCTGGTTTTATGTATCGGCACAAAAGAAGCATCAAGCTTAA
- a CDS encoding FAD-dependent oxidoreductase: MLLQNKKVAIVGGGMAGLTLARLLQLKNIDVNVYERDFNRDVRVQGSTLDLHEGTGLEAMRRTGLIDEFYKHHRPEASKMMLADRHLNIKFDEKKFAKITAEARPEIDRAPLRNILLDSLQPATVVWNSNFIAMEKENSGWQIHFKNGTTAYADLVIAADGAKSKIRPYLSDIQPIYSGITLIQIDLDNAAKNLPQLLEATKGVKIMCFDNEQMLGFGIKGDGSVMGIAAFKTHENWLKESGIDFKNKQQVFEWFKKEFAGWSEKWYELFTNEETSLTPRPQYYFPFDQSWETQENLTMIGDAAHRMPPFAGEGANVAMQDAFELTEVLTNGQFTNIKSAIAHFEKDMVARSAEATKGTLENMEKMFAANGLEQMIDFFSRGIS; this comes from the coding sequence ATGTTACTACAAAATAAAAAAGTTGCCATTGTAGGCGGCGGTATGGCAGGCTTAACTTTAGCCCGATTATTACAACTAAAAAATATCGATGTAAACGTATATGAACGCGATTTTAACCGTGATGTTCGCGTGCAAGGTTCTACCTTGGATTTGCACGAAGGTACGGGTTTGGAAGCCATGAGACGCACTGGATTGATTGATGAATTTTATAAGCATCATCGCCCCGAAGCCAGTAAAATGATGTTGGCCGACAGACACCTAAACATCAAATTTGATGAAAAAAAATTCGCAAAAATAACTGCGGAAGCACGCCCTGAAATTGACCGCGCACCTTTGCGAAATATTCTACTCGATTCGCTACAACCCGCAACTGTTGTTTGGAACAGTAATTTTATTGCTATGGAAAAAGAAAATTCAGGTTGGCAAATTCATTTCAAAAATGGCACAACGGCTTATGCAGATTTGGTAATTGCAGCAGATGGCGCGAAATCAAAAATACGCCCGTATTTAAGTGATATTCAACCGATTTATTCGGGCATTACCTTGATACAGATAGATTTAGATAACGCTGCCAAAAATTTACCCCAACTTTTGGAAGCTACCAAAGGCGTCAAAATTATGTGTTTTGATAACGAGCAAATGCTTGGGTTTGGTATAAAAGGCGATGGCTCGGTGATGGGTATTGCCGCTTTTAAAACCCACGAAAATTGGCTGAAAGAAAGTGGTATTGATTTCAAAAATAAACAACAGGTTTTTGAATGGTTTAAAAAAGAGTTTGCCGGTTGGAGCGAAAAATGGTATGAGCTTTTTACAAATGAGGAAACAAGTCTTACACCAAGACCACAATATTATTTTCCTTTTGATCAAAGTTGGGAAACACAGGAAAACCTTACTATGATTGGCGATGCCGCACACCGAATGCCGCCCTTTGCCGGAGAAGGGGCTAACGTGGCGATGCAGGATGCTTTTGAATTAACCGAAGTTTTAACCAATGGACAATTTACCAACATTAAATCTGCAATAGCACATTTTGAAAAAGATATGGTGGCAAGAAGTGCGGAAGCAACCAAAGGCACTTTGGAAAATATGGAAAAAATGTTTGCGGCAAACGGGTTAGAACAAATGATTGATTTTTTCAGTCGAGGTATATCGTGA
- a CDS encoding isochorismatase family cysteine hydrolase: MENQQTNTALLVMDMQMGILGNFPDEKMEVVHKAAEAIAIAREKNIPVLFVRLGFQKGFPEIGPDNKMFWQLKNSVDDSILPRFMELHPELGVQEDDIIINKKRVNAFSGNELEMILQAKNTKHLVLSGVATSGIVLSTFCAAFDKDYQITVLSDACADRNEETHRVLMNNVFAERANVYSVEEWSRSLV; the protein is encoded by the coding sequence ATGGAAAATCAACAAACAAACACCGCACTATTGGTTATGGATATGCAAATGGGTATATTGGGAAACTTTCCGGATGAGAAAATGGAAGTGGTTCATAAAGCAGCGGAAGCTATAGCAATCGCTCGTGAGAAAAACATACCTGTATTGTTTGTCCGCTTAGGTTTTCAGAAGGGATTCCCCGAAATCGGTCCCGATAATAAAATGTTTTGGCAGTTGAAGAATTCGGTAGATGACAGCATTTTGCCCCGGTTTATGGAACTACATCCAGAATTGGGAGTTCAGGAGGATGATATTATCATCAATAAAAAAAGAGTGAATGCATTTAGCGGCAATGAATTGGAAATGATTTTGCAAGCGAAAAACACCAAACATCTTGTTTTAAGTGGTGTTGCAACAAGTGGTATCGTACTTTCGACTTTTTGTGCTGCTTTTGATAAAGACTATCAAATTACCGTTTTGTCGGATGCCTGTGCCGACCGGAACGAGGAAACACATCGGGTGTTGATGAATAATGTTTTTGCAGAAAGAGCGAATGTGTATTCGGTAGAAGAATGGAGTCGATCTTTGGTATAA
- a CDS encoding dihydrofolate reductase family protein: MKVTVIANISVNGRFLVSDNPHHQLPPEAMAFYTDIVKQIGNLVIGVKTFENFQKFPPEVKNIFKGIEIIILSDNPYVSEGYKSVGSPKEAIEYMAGKGIEQIAIGGGAGTFNAFIDQDLVTDAYLNINPLITGSGAIFGNNTALNTKFNLIYHKMKNGFIQLHLSK, translated from the coding sequence ATGAAAGTAACCGTAATCGCAAACATCTCAGTCAATGGAAGATTTTTAGTATCCGATAACCCGCATCATCAGTTACCGCCGGAGGCTATGGCATTTTATACTGACATAGTTAAACAGATAGGCAATCTGGTCATTGGAGTAAAAACTTTTGAAAATTTTCAAAAGTTCCCGCCGGAAGTCAAAAATATTTTTAAGGGTATAGAAATTATTATATTATCAGATAATCCGTATGTGTCAGAAGGTTACAAATCTGTCGGTTCGCCCAAAGAGGCGATTGAATATATGGCAGGCAAGGGAATAGAACAAATTGCCATTGGTGGGGGTGCCGGGACTTTTAATGCTTTTATCGATCAAGATTTGGTCACAGATGCGTATCTTAACATCAATCCTTTAATCACCGGTTCAGGAGCTATATTCGGAAATAATACTGCATTAAACACAAAATTCAACCTCATATATCACAAAATGAAAAACGGATTTATACAGTTGCATTTATCCAAGTAA
- a CDS encoding Crp/Fnr family transcriptional regulator: MIDSAIKDHILKVYPFSEDELLTISPFFSKIELGKGVDLLREGSLCNAIYFVESGSLRSFYMKEDGSEVNLHFTFEGEYTTNFMAYLNREPSQVTIQAMEDSIIWQLNPRNYPRPKGSNHPFSTFIRRLAIRLLTATEEHYNMLMMNNPVERYQYILTHKPFLLQKVSLGNLASYLGITRETLSRIRNNKY, encoded by the coding sequence ATGATAGATTCGGCAATAAAAGACCATATTTTAAAAGTATATCCCTTTTCGGAGGATGAGCTTTTAACGATTAGCCCTTTCTTTTCCAAAATAGAATTGGGCAAAGGAGTGGATTTGTTACGGGAAGGATCGCTTTGTAATGCAATTTATTTTGTAGAATCCGGAAGCCTCAGAAGTTTCTATATGAAAGAAGATGGTTCAGAAGTGAATTTACATTTTACGTTTGAAGGAGAATATACGACAAACTTTATGGCGTACCTGAACCGGGAGCCATCGCAAGTTACTATTCAGGCGATGGAAGATAGCATTATCTGGCAACTTAATCCTCGCAATTACCCTCGTCCAAAAGGTTCCAATCATCCATTTTCCACCTTTATACGAAGACTTGCCATCAGATTGCTGACAGCTACAGAGGAACATTACAACATGCTGATGATGAATAATCCGGTAGAACGCTATCAGTATATTTTAACGCATAAACCTTTTTTGCTGCAAAAAGTGTCGTTGGGCAATCTTGCTTCCTATCTCGGTATTACAAGGGAAACGCTCAGTCGTATCCGCAATAACAAATACTGA
- a CDS encoding AraC family transcriptional regulator, giving the protein MKNKKIFTCNTISDFHKMCYLPKPEHPLVSLVDYALVDYQTDGNEICWIQNFYSIGLKRDIQGKFRYGQQEYDFDEGLIAFVAPGQLVDIIVEKSDEVKPSGWVLLIHPDFIWNTPLATKIKQYDFFGYSVNEALFVSEKEENILNGILENIHREYHGNIDAFSQNIIIAQIELLLNYCERFYQRQFLTRKKTSHQVLVKLEQILDDYFGKDNDLIDTGLPTAQQLADALNMSPNYLSSLLKSLTGQTTLQHIHNKLIEKAKEKLSTTNLTVGEIAYELGFEHPQSFSKLFKQKTQQSPVEFRAKFN; this is encoded by the coding sequence ATGAAAAATAAGAAAATATTTACCTGTAATACCATCAGCGATTTTCACAAAATGTGTTATCTGCCTAAGCCGGAACATCCGCTTGTGAGCTTGGTGGATTATGCTTTGGTTGATTATCAGACGGACGGTAATGAGATCTGCTGGATTCAGAATTTCTATTCCATTGGCCTGAAACGAGATATTCAGGGAAAATTCCGCTACGGACAGCAGGAATACGATTTTGATGAAGGCCTGATTGCTTTTGTCGCACCGGGGCAATTGGTGGATATTATCGTAGAGAAATCCGATGAAGTAAAACCCTCCGGTTGGGTACTCTTGATTCATCCGGATTTTATCTGGAATACTCCACTGGCAACCAAAATAAAGCAGTACGATTTCTTCGGCTATTCAGTAAACGAAGCACTTTTTGTTTCAGAAAAGGAAGAAAATATTCTGAACGGCATTCTTGAAAATATCCACCGGGAATACCACGGCAACATCGATGCATTCAGTCAGAACATCATTATCGCTCAGATTGAATTGCTGTTGAATTACTGTGAACGTTTTTACCAAAGGCAGTTCCTTACCCGAAAGAAAACCAGTCATCAGGTTTTGGTTAAACTGGAACAGATTTTAGACGATTATTTCGGGAAAGACAATGACCTGATCGATACCGGCTTGCCAACTGCGCAGCAACTGGCGGATGCCTTGAATATGTCGCCCAATTATTTAAGCAGTTTATTGAAAAGCCTGACAGGACAGACCACCTTGCAGCATATCCACAACAAACTGATTGAAAAAGCAAAAGAGAAACTGTCCACCACAAATCTGACCGTCGGTGAAATTGCTTACGAACTCGGCTTTGAGCATCCACAATCTTTCAGTAAGCTCTTCAAACAGAAAACGCAGCAAAGTCCGGTGGAATTTCGGGCGAAGTTTAATTAG
- a CDS encoding alpha/beta hydrolase, with the protein MKQFKVLFMLLLTIGSFTFTQAQPHKNGPTFVLVHGAWHGGWCWQEVEKELTQKHYNVYTPSLTGLGDRKHLINDDIDISTHIRDIVNLIEMEDLHDVYLVGHSYAGAVIAGVADQIPERLHKLIFLDAMIVENGMSPISMQPEPVREIQMENIRNKEHFEPFDVALFGVTEPNLVKWVEERITPQPFGTFAQVLHLDHVYGNGLPLVFIACTDPQLPIMKEMSEKVLADKNLKWQYLEIATGHDAMLTTPKKLSKMFIGLVD; encoded by the coding sequence ATGAAACAGTTTAAAGTATTATTTATGCTGCTTTTGACGATAGGCAGCTTTACATTTACGCAGGCACAACCGCATAAAAACGGGCCTACATTTGTCTTGGTACATGGTGCGTGGCATGGCGGTTGGTGTTGGCAAGAAGTAGAAAAGGAGCTAACCCAAAAGCACTACAATGTGTATACTCCTTCGCTTACGGGATTGGGTGACAGAAAACATTTGATCAATGATGATATAGATATCAGTACGCATATTAGGGACATCGTGAATTTGATTGAAATGGAGGACCTACACGATGTGTATTTGGTGGGGCATAGTTATGCAGGTGCTGTAATTGCAGGTGTGGCAGACCAAATTCCCGAGCGTCTACATAAGTTGATTTTCCTGGATGCGATGATTGTTGAAAATGGTATGAGCCCTATTTCGATGCAGCCCGAACCTGTTCGTGAAATTCAGATGGAAAACATTCGTAATAAAGAACATTTTGAACCTTTTGACGTAGCATTATTTGGCGTTACAGAACCTAATCTGGTTAAATGGGTAGAAGAGCGCATTACACCACAACCTTTTGGGACGTTTGCACAAGTATTGCATTTAGATCATGTTTATGGAAACGGATTGCCTTTGGTTTTTATCGCTTGTACAGATCCGCAATTGCCAATTATGAAAGAGATGAGCGAAAAAGTTCTGGCCGATAAAAATCTAAAATGGCAATATCTGGAAATTGCTACAGGACATGATGCCATGCTAACCACCCCGAAAAAACTATCTAAAATGTTCATTGGTTTAGTTGATTAA